The following are from one region of the Salvia splendens isolate huo1 chromosome 2, SspV2, whole genome shotgun sequence genome:
- the LOC121793105 gene encoding uncharacterized protein LOC121793105 translates to MDIRSISLPSRLHPTEFEAQLEKLKSTSSLTSNTIISSLVTLAELYNNSIHNLTQRSIDHALEESLELLDCCSSIREVTQMAKESARALQSALRRNAALQNDVASYAESRKRVNKCVKKCLKALKKLEASDHVLRGVTVGVFRSALLFFSSSSSFSVRSRVARVVGNKCEHHDKGVVNEVGCVDLALRDGGFGKERVLMSLQNLDRCVDGIEEGLERVFRELVRCRVNLLNIVTNH, encoded by the coding sequence ATGGACATTAGGTCAATCAGTCTCCCATCAAGGCTGCATCCAACAGAATTCGAAGCTCAACTAGAGAAGCTCAAATCCACCTCTTCTCTCACCTCAAACACCATCATCTCCAGTCTAGTAACGCTGGCCGAGCTCTACAACAACTCcatccacaacctcacacaGAGATCGATCGACCACGCCCTCGAGGAATCGCTGGAGCTCCTCGACTGCTGTAGCAGCATCCGAGAAGTAACGCAGATGGCGAAGGAGAGCGCCCGAGCCCTCCAGTCCGCGCTGCGACGCAACGCAGCCCTCCAAAACGACGTCGCTTCTTACGCGGAATCACGGAAGCGGGTGAACAAGTGCGTCAAGAAATGCCTCAAGGCGCTCAAGAAATTGGAGGCGTCGGATCATGTTTTGAGGGGCGTCACCGTGGGGGTGTTTAGGAGCGCGTTGCTCTTCTTCTCATCGTCGTCGTCGTTTTCGGTTAGGTCTCGGGTGGCGAGGGTGGTGGGTAACAAATGTGAACATCATGACAAAGGTGTTGTGAATGAGGTTGGATGTGTGGATTTGGCTTTGAGGGATGGTGGATTTGGTAAGGAGAGGGTGTTGATGAGTTTGCAAAATCTTGATCGTTGTGTTGATGGGATTGAAGAGGGTTTAGAGAGGGTGTTTAGGGAATTGGTGAGATGTAGGGTTAATCTTCTTAACATTGTCACTAATCATTAG
- the LOC121782185 gene encoding ubiquitin-like domain-containing protein CIP73 encodes MAESKPCDGSSTSVVCGGSSESALQLNVKTLDSRIYSFHVDKNMPVSAFKEKVATQSGVPVGQQRLIFRGKVLKDDHRLSEYNVENEDTLHLVERQPQPSTGSSSGEATSNNGVRGQDSTGGSRHRIGPVAHSIVLGTLNVGDPGEAVVPDLSRVIGAVLNNIGITNLTGGLQPGHPASHGNAAEASQGNAGSENQGGNQSIPWQAFHGPPASHAMQIPLGAAVAIPSLNMPVPDSLSTLVEYMNRMEQALQNGNQPNQSTASGSTPSTVLPPNSRGLPTVEGLSIVLQHAQRLLGEHAVPAISRTAVRLDQERGSNDPTVRGQVQTESIQFGMAMQHLGALFLELGRTVLTLRMGQTPADSFVNTGPAVYISPSGPNPIMVQPFPLQSTSLFGGSSGVTASHVPLGPVGVATVPRNVNIHIHTGAALAPTVSTIGNRAPNGEGMQGQAANATASADYGQAHGATGLNITRTSIQSQPIPFSVSGAVPTGTVDQQTPQSTSISSTVAELSSQIRSLLLNTQGENIAPSGQPDSSSNQEECARSGARDADIRRTGTTAAETSNMDDQKVETSYNKPKFEPSVASDGASHEMSSTSKQGNNSTGGSSNVPIGLGVGGLQPKRRGKQPPAQPKDIDGSHTDSQGKQARAVGQHVLQSLASLSKSGNTNPSPSAQTPNIASGVETSLPAARQNVDGQNDLADAMSQILQGPALDGLLSGVSQQTGVGSPDMLRNMLQQFTQNPTMRNTVNQIAQQMDNQDLGSMFSGLGGGQGGGFDLSRMMQQMMPIVAGALGGISSGSEAAPPAEPVLLENRSRRGMSITNGDPQIDLQQVVQRLTNNGSSRDVFHSLVDGAVNLLGDGSAVEHHVNELGSQEGLVQDFMEMFHHDVSRRIHDDPGS; translated from the exons ATGGCTGAGTCAAAGCCTTGTGATGGATCTAGTACAAGTGTTGTCTGTGGTGGAAGTTCTGAATCAGCTCTTCAGCTCAATGTCAAGACCCTGGATTCACGAATTTACAGCTTCCATGTGGATAAGAAT ATGCCTGTATCAGCATTTAAGGAGAAAGTAGCGACTCAAAGTGGTGTTCCTGTTGGGCAGCAGCGTCTAATTTTTAGGGGCAAGGTCTTGAAGGATGACCACCGTCTTTCAGAATATA ATGTGGAAAACGAGGATACATTACATTTAGTTGAAAGGCAGCCACAGCCTTCTACTGGGTCTAGCTCTGGAGAGGCAACCTCAAACAATGGCGTTAGAG GACAGGATTCTACTGGTGGGTCACGCCATCGTATAGGGCCAGTTGCGCATAGTATTGTACTGGGGACCTTAAATGTTGGGGATCCTGGCGAAGCTGTTGTGCCAGATCTAAGTCGG GTGATTGGGGCTGTATTGAACAACATTGGGATCACTAACCTGACAGGAGGCTTGCAACCAGGGCATCCA GCCTCTCATGGAAATGCAGCAGAAGCATCCCAGGGTAATGCTGGCAGTGAAAATCAGGGTGGAAATCAGTCAATCCCATGGCAAGCCTTCCATGGCCCACCTGCATCCCATGCTATGCAAATCCCACTGGGAGCAGCAGTTGCTATTCCATCTTTGAACATG CCAGTTCCTGATTCATTGAGCACACTTGTTGAATATATGAACAGAATGGAACAGGCTTTGCAAAATG GAAATCAACCCAATCAGTCGACTGCTAGTGGTAGCACTCCTTCTACTGTATTGCCTCCAAATTCTCGTGGTTTACCAACAGTTGAAGGCCTGAGCATTGTCCTACAGCATGCTCAACGTCTCCTTGGTGAACATGCTGTCCCAGCGATTTCT CGAACTGCAGTTCGTTTGGATCAAGAAAGGGGGTCGAATGATCCTACAGTAAGGGGGCAAGTACAGACAGAATCCATTCAGTTCGGCATGGCCATGCAGCATTTAGGTGCTCTTTTCCTAGAGCTCGGGAGGACTGTTTTGACTCTTCGCATGGGACAAACTCCT GCTGACTCTTTTGTGAATACTGGGCCTGCTGTTTATATATCTCCATCCGGGCCTAATCCGATTATGGTCCAG ccatttcctctccaatctACCTCTCTTTTTGGAGGTTCATCTGGTGTTACAGCAAGTCACGTACCTCTGGGTCCAGTTGGTGTTGCTACAGTTCCAAGGAATGTAAATATTCACATCCATACAG GGGCAGCACTGGCACCTACAGTCTCTACAATTGGTAACAGAGCTCCTAATGGAGAAGGAATGCAAGGTCAAGCCGCCAATGCAACTGCATCTGCTGATTATGGTCAAGCTCATGGTGCCACTGGGTTAAACATTACCAGAACTTCTATTCAGTCACAACCTATCCCATTTTCTGTTTCCGGTGCTGTACCAACTGGTACTGTTGATCAACAGACTCCGCAATCTACATCTATTTCCTCAACAGTAGCTGAACTCAGCTCCCAGATTAGAAGTTTACTTCTTAACACGCAGGGTGAAAACATTGCACCATCAG GCCAGCCAGATAGTTCAAGTAATCAAGAGGAATGTGCCCGGTCTGGTGCCAGAGATGCAGACATCAGAAGAACTGGTACCACAGCTGCTGAGACCAGCAATATGGATGACCAGAAG GTCGAAACTTCCTACAACAAACCTAAATTTGAGCCTTCTGTTGCTTCTGATGGAGCCTCACATGAAATGTCAAGCACATCCAAGCAAGGTAACAATAGCACTGGTGGTTCTTCAAATGTTCCAATCGGATTGGGAGTTGGAGGCCTTCAACCTAAG AGGCGAGGTAAGCAGCCACCAGCACAACCCAAGGACATTGATGGTTCACACACTGATAGTCAGGGAAAGCAAGCTAGAGCAGTTGGTCAACACGTTTTGCAGTCACTTGCATCTCTCTCAAAAAGTGGAAATACAAATCCTTCACCCTCAGCACAAACACCTAATATTGCCAGTGGTGTAGAAACTAGTCTTCCAGCAGCAAGGCAAAATGTAGATGGCCAAAATGATTTGGCAGATGCAATGTCCCAGATTCTGCAGGGTCCTGCTCTAGATGGCCTATTGTCTGGAGTTTCACAACAGACGGGGGTTGGGTCACCAGATATGCTGAGAAATATGTTGCAACAGTTCACTCAAAATCCTACAATGAGAAATACGGTAAATCAGATTGCACAGCAGATGGACAACCAAGATCTTGGAAGCATGTTTTCAGGTTTGGGTGGAGGCCAGGGAGGAGGATTTGATTTGTCAAGAATGATGCAACAAATGATGCCTATTGTTGCTGGAGCCTTAGGAGGTATTTCGTCTGGTTCTGAAGCAGCGCCCCCAGCAGAACCTGTGCTATTGGAGAATAGGTCAAGAAGAGGGATGTCAATAACTAATGGTGACCCTCAG ATAGATCTCCAACAAGTAGTTCAGAGGCTTACAAATAATGGTTCATCTCGGGATGTTTTCCACTCTCTAGTAGATGGGGCAGTAAACCTTTTGGGTGATGGCAGTGCTGTGGAACATCATGTAAACGAGTTGGGCAGCCAGGAAGGGCTTGTTCAG GACTTCATGGAAATGTTCCACCATGATGTATCACGAAGAATTCACGATGACCCAGGATCTTAG
- the LOC121782200 gene encoding L-ascorbate oxidase homolog encodes MFHWTLSFFNNFIPFSSFHHSKRKKKHKNSKTTTLFFLSTTTMPSPPLRLAALLLCLAVAAADSPYRFFDWNVTYGTIYPLGVPQQGILINGQFPGPEIYSVTNDNIIVNVFNSLDEPFLIHWNGVQNRRNSYEDGVLGTTCPIPPGQNFTYILQMKDQIGSFFYFPSLAMHKAAGGFGGIRIMSRPLIPVPFDPPADDFTLLIGDWYKNNHTVLKTILDRGKKLPFPHGVLINGRGPGATAFTVDQGKTYRLRICNVGLQNSLNFRIQGHKMKVVEIEGTHTLQISYSSLDIHLGQCMSVLFTADQPPQNYYVVASTRFTSQVLSNTAFLKYSSSNTPASGPLPGGPTTQIDWSLNQARSFRTNLTASGPRPNPQGSYHYGMINTTKTIRLASSASQVNGKQRYALNSVSFVAPDTPMKLADYFKIDGVFRMGSISEAPNGAGMYTDTSVLGADYRTFIEIVFENYENIVQSYHLAGYSFWVVGMDGGQWSSNSRNQYNLRDAVSRCTVQVYPKSWSAIYIALDNVGMWNLRSEFWARQYLGQQTYLRVYTASTSLRDEYPIPKNALLCGRAKGRHTRPI; translated from the exons ATGTTCCACTGGACCCTTTCATTCTTCAACAACTTCATCCCATTCTCTTCATTTCATcactcaaaaagaaaaaaaaaacataaaaactcCAAAACAACAACACTTTTTTTCCTCTCCACCACCACAATGCCATCTCCGCCGCTGAGACTAGCGGCGCTTCTCCTGTGCTTGGCCGTCGCCGCCGCGGACAGCCCCTACAGATTCTTTGATTGGAACGTCACCTACGGCACCATCTACCCTCTTGGAGTCCCTCAACAg GGAATTTTGATAAATGGGCAATTTCCGGGACCGGAAATTTACTCCGTCACCAATGATAACATCATTGTCAATGTGTTCAACAGCTTGGATGAGCCTTTCCTCATTCATTG GAACGGAGTGCAGAACAGGAGGAACTCGTACGAGGACGGTGTGCTCGGGACAACATGCCCGATTCCGCCGGGGCAGAACTTCACATACATACTACAAATGAAGGATCAAATTGGGAGCTTCTTTTACTTCCCATCATTGGCAATGCACAAGGCTGCTGGTGGATTTGGAGGCATCAGAATCATGAGCAGGCCTCTAATTCCAGTACCATTTGATCCACCAGCAGATGATTTCACCCTCTTAATTGGAGATTGGTACAAAAATAATCACACT GTGTTGAAGACGATATTGGACAGGGGGAAGAAACTGCCTTTCCCCCACGGTGTCCTGATCAATGGGCGCGGCCCTGGGGCTACCGCCTTCACGGTGGACCAAGGAAAGACGTACCGGCTGCGCATATGCAACGTGGGACTGCAGAACTCCCTCAACTTCCGGATCCAAGGGCACAAGATGAAGGTGGTGGAGATCGAAGGAACGCACACGCTCCAGATCAGCTACTCGTCTCTCGACATCCACCTCGGGCAGTGCATGTCCGTCCTCTTCACCGCGGACCAGCCCCCACAGAACTACTACGTGGTCGCCTCCACCCGCTTCACCTCTCAGGTCCTCAGCAACACCGCCTTCCTCAAATACTCGAGCTCCAACACCCCTGCATCCGGCCCACTCCCTGGTGGGCCCACCACTCAGATTGACTGGTCCCTCAACCAGGCCCGTTCCTTTAG GACTAACTTGACGGCGAGTGGGCCAAGGCCGAACCCGCAGGGGTCGTACCACTACGGCATGATCAACACAACCAAGACCATCAGGCTGGCCAGCTCGGCCAGCCAGGTGAATGGAAAACAGAGATACGCCCTCAACAGCGTGTCCTTTGTGGCGCCCGACACGCCCATGAAGCTTGCTGACTACTTCAAGATAGACGGAGTGTTCCGCATGGGGAGCATCTCAGAGGCCCCCAATGGCGCAGGGATGTACACGGACACATCGGTGTTGGGAGCAGACTACAGGACCTTCATCGAGATTGTTTTCGAGAACTACGAAAACATAGTCCAGAGCTACCATCTGGCTGGCTACTCCTTCTGGGTAGTAGG AATGGATGGAGGGCAATGGAGCTCAAATAGCCGAAACCAGTACAACCTCAGAGACGCAGTCTCCCGTTGCACGGTGCAGGTGTACCCCAAGTCGTGGAGCGCAATTTACATAGCACTAGACAATGTGGGGATGTGGAACTTGAGGTCGGAGTTCTGGGCGAGACAGTACCTGGGGCAGCAGACTTATCTGAGAGTTTACACGGCCTCGACCTCGTTGAGAGACGAGTATCCGATCCCCAAGAACGCGCTGCTCTGTGGCAGGGCTAAAGGAAGGCACACCCGCCCCATATGA
- the LOC121793106 gene encoding uncharacterized protein LOC121793106, whose protein sequence is MAISQTKFRSISLPSRLDQVSSNSFESEFEKLKCGSSSSDSIQSGLVALAQLYNSFEEFSRKSGAQSMEEYLSQSVDLLDACSAIRDLLQMMRENVRVLQSAMRRKGTDSAVQNDVAAYFSFRKRMQKTVAKTLRNLKKSESVIIRSGSSHSVNADGDFGFFFKQLAGITIANFRSVLLFLSYAAARPGGWSLVSKLVAAKSGKERNAVNEVENLDLGLQGKMKSDVQKRLQIVDEIIEEFEGGFERLFRQLVQSRVTLLNILTDQ, encoded by the coding sequence atggccatctcacaaacaaaattcAGATCAATCAGTCTACCTTCGAGATTAGATCAAGTGAGCTCAAACAGTTTCGAATCGGAATTCGAGAAATTGAAATGCGGATCTTCTAGCTCAGATTCGATTCAATCCGGTCTCGTCGCGCTCGCGCAGCTCTACAATTCGTTTGAGGAATTCAGCCGGAAATCAGGAGCTCAATCGATGGAGGAATATCTCTCGCAGTCCGTCGATCTGCTCGACGCGTGCAGCGCCATCAGAGATTTGCTTCAGATGATGCGAGAAAACGTCCGCGTGCTTCAATCGGCGATGCGGCGGAAGGGAACGGATTCCGCCGTCCAAAACGACGTCGCCGCGTACTTCTCCTTCAGGAAGAGGATGCAGAAAACCGTCGCTAAAACCCTAAGAAACCTCAAAAAATCGGAGAGCGTGATCATCAGAAGCGGATCGAGCCATTCGGTAAATGCGGACGGCGATTTCGGCTTCTTCTTCAAGCAATTAGCTGGAATCACGATCGCGAATTTCAGGAGCGTGCTGTTGTTCTTGTCGTACGCGGCGGCGCGGCCGGGCGGCTGGTCGCTGGTTTCGAAGCTGGTGGCGGCGAAATCCGGAAAGGAGAGGAACGCTGTGAATGAGGTTGAGAATTTGGATTTGGGGCTTCAGGGGAAAATGAAGAGTGATGTGCAGAAAAGGCTGCAAATCGTTGATGAAATTATTGAAGAATTTGAGGGAGGATTCGAGAGATTGTTCAGGCAATTGGTTCAATCTAGGGTTACATTGTTGAACATTCTTACCGATCAATGA
- the LOC121759132 gene encoding alcohol dehydrogenase-like 7 isoform X1, with translation MANTTTAGKPIKCRAAVARAAAAPLVIEEIVVDPPKSGELRIKISCTSLCHSDVTFLNLNVPTASFPRIFGHEAVGVVESVGEGVTEVVEGDMVIPIFMSDCAECRDCKSKKSNICTKYPFKIDPLMHDGSSRFRDLNGETIYHFMCVSSFTEYTVVHLANVIKVDPTIPPNRACLLSCGVSTGVGAAWRSAGVEKGSTVAIFGLGSIGLAVAEGARLCGAARIIGVDVNPEKFELSKKFGVTDFIDSTSCGEKSVSQMINEMTDGGADYCFECVGRSSLVEEAYACCRQGWGKTIVLGVDRPDAMLQFRSFELLVNGKTISGSLFGGLKPKSDIPILIKKYMEKELELDKFVTHEVGFDEINKAFDLLHQGKSLRCVIWMDK, from the exons ATGGCTAACACTACAACTGCGGGCAAACCCATTAAATGTCGAG CTGCGGTGGCGAGGGCAGCTGCGGCGCCACTGGTGATCGAGGAGATCGTCGTCGATCCTCCTAAATCCGGCGAGCTTCGCATCAAAATCAGCTGCACTTCTCTCTGTCACAGCGATGTCACTTTCTTGAATTTAAAT GTGCCGACGGCGTCTTTTCCGAGGATATTTGGACATGAAGCAGTTGg TGTGGTGGAGAGCGTTGGCGAGGGTGTGACTGAGGTTGTCGAAGGCGACATGGTCATCCCGATTTTTATGTCAGACTGTGCGGAGTGTAGAGACTGCAAATCCAAGAAGAGCAACATATGCACCAAGTACCCATTCAAAATCGATCCTTTGATGCACGATGGCTCGAGCAGGTTCAGGGACCTCAACGGAGAGACCATATACCATTTCATGTGTGTGTCTAGTTTCACAGAGTATACAGTTGTTCATCTTGCTAATGTGATCAAAGTTGACCCGACAATCCCTCCCAACAGGGCTTGCCTCCTTTCTTGTGGAGTCTCCACAG GCGTAGGAGCGGCTTGGAGGTCAGCAGGTGTCGAAAAAGGATCTACAGTTGCCATCTTCGGTTTAGGATCAATTGGATTGGCA GTTGCAGAAGGGGCGAGATTGTGTGGTGCTGCTCGAATCATTGGTGTTGATGTGAACCCTGAGAAGTTTGAACTAA GTAAAAAGTTTGGAGTAACTGATTTCATTGACTCGACAAGCTGCGGTGAAAAATCCGTAAGCCAG ATGATAAATGAGATGACCGATGGAGGAGCAGATTATTGCTTCGAATGTGTTGGAAGGTCATCCCTAGTCGAGGAAGCATATGCCTGCTGTCGACAG GGGTGGGGAAAGACAATCGTGCTTGGGGTGGATAGACCCGACGCGATGCTCCAATTCAGATCTTTCGAACTTCTTGTTAATGGAAAAACTATATCGGGATCCTTGTTCGGAGGTCTCAAGCCAAAGTCGGACATACCAATCCTCATTAAGAAGTACATGGAGAAG GAATTGGAGCTGGATAAGTTTGTGACACATGAGGTTGGTTTTGATGAGATCAATAAAGCTTTTGATTTACTTCATCAAGGGAAGAGCCTCAGATGTGTGATTTGGATGGATAAGTGA
- the LOC121759132 gene encoding alcohol dehydrogenase-like 7 isoform X2: MCRRRLFRGYLDMKHVVESVGEGVTEVVEGDMVIPIFMSDCAECRDCKSKKSNICTKYPFKIDPLMHDGSSRFRDLNGETIYHFMCVSSFTEYTVVHLANVIKVDPTIPPNRACLLSCGVSTGVGAAWRSAGVEKGSTVAIFGLGSIGLAVAEGARLCGAARIIGVDVNPEKFELSKKFGVTDFIDSTSCGEKSVSQMINEMTDGGADYCFECVGRSSLVEEAYACCRQGWGKTIVLGVDRPDAMLQFRSFELLVNGKTISGSLFGGLKPKSDIPILIKKYMEKELELDKFVTHEVGFDEINKAFDLLHQGKSLRCVIWMDK, encoded by the exons AT GTGCCGACGGCGTCTTTTCCGAGGATATTTGGACATGAAGCA TGTGGTGGAGAGCGTTGGCGAGGGTGTGACTGAGGTTGTCGAAGGCGACATGGTCATCCCGATTTTTATGTCAGACTGTGCGGAGTGTAGAGACTGCAAATCCAAGAAGAGCAACATATGCACCAAGTACCCATTCAAAATCGATCCTTTGATGCACGATGGCTCGAGCAGGTTCAGGGACCTCAACGGAGAGACCATATACCATTTCATGTGTGTGTCTAGTTTCACAGAGTATACAGTTGTTCATCTTGCTAATGTGATCAAAGTTGACCCGACAATCCCTCCCAACAGGGCTTGCCTCCTTTCTTGTGGAGTCTCCACAG GCGTAGGAGCGGCTTGGAGGTCAGCAGGTGTCGAAAAAGGATCTACAGTTGCCATCTTCGGTTTAGGATCAATTGGATTGGCA GTTGCAGAAGGGGCGAGATTGTGTGGTGCTGCTCGAATCATTGGTGTTGATGTGAACCCTGAGAAGTTTGAACTAA GTAAAAAGTTTGGAGTAACTGATTTCATTGACTCGACAAGCTGCGGTGAAAAATCCGTAAGCCAG ATGATAAATGAGATGACCGATGGAGGAGCAGATTATTGCTTCGAATGTGTTGGAAGGTCATCCCTAGTCGAGGAAGCATATGCCTGCTGTCGACAG GGGTGGGGAAAGACAATCGTGCTTGGGGTGGATAGACCCGACGCGATGCTCCAATTCAGATCTTTCGAACTTCTTGTTAATGGAAAAACTATATCGGGATCCTTGTTCGGAGGTCTCAAGCCAAAGTCGGACATACCAATCCTCATTAAGAAGTACATGGAGAAG GAATTGGAGCTGGATAAGTTTGTGACACATGAGGTTGGTTTTGATGAGATCAATAAAGCTTTTGATTTACTTCATCAAGGGAAGAGCCTCAGATGTGTGATTTGGATGGATAAGTGA